One Natronosalvus rutilus DNA window includes the following coding sequences:
- a CDS encoding SHOCT domain-containing protein, with product MTTNTTDRQLVWVVLAIVAALVVFPIFMMGFGMMWTGPMMGGMWGNGMWNADGVSGWMLIIGVGMQLLFLAIIVGAVYLGYRAVTRQDDSSDPALEELRLASARGDLSDEEYQRRRDRLKTEQ from the coding sequence ATGACCACCAACACAACTGATCGGCAACTTGTCTGGGTCGTCCTTGCAATCGTTGCTGCCCTCGTTGTCTTTCCCATATTCATGATGGGGTTTGGCATGATGTGGACTGGACCGATGATGGGCGGGATGTGGGGTAACGGCATGTGGAATGCGGATGGTGTGTCCGGGTGGATGCTCATCATCGGCGTGGGGATGCAACTCCTCTTCCTCGCCATCATCGTCGGGGCCGTCTACCTCGGTTATCGGGCGGTGACCAGGCAGGATGACTCGTCTGACCCTGCACTCGAGGAGCTTCGACTCGCCTCCGCACGCGGCGACCTGAGCGACGAGGAATACCAACGACGGCGGGACCGACTCAAAACCGAACAGTAA
- a CDS encoding DUF302 domain-containing protein, producing the protein MGYTIQRSVAGDFSEVVETTIAALEDEGFGVLCDIDVQATLKKKLGEDFRQYRILGACNPKLAHEGLTDEIELGALLPCNVIVYETDDGTVVVSAVDPHQLVGIADNETLGSIATEVHDRFERTLSTVQDELESASEA; encoded by the coding sequence ATGGGATACACAATACAAAGATCAGTGGCTGGTGACTTCAGTGAAGTCGTAGAGACAACGATTGCTGCCCTCGAAGACGAAGGGTTCGGCGTACTCTGTGATATCGATGTGCAGGCGACCCTCAAAAAGAAACTTGGCGAGGACTTCCGGCAATACAGGATTCTCGGTGCCTGTAACCCAAAACTCGCACACGAGGGATTGACCGACGAGATTGAACTCGGCGCACTTCTCCCGTGTAACGTTATCGTCTACGAAACTGACGATGGAACTGTCGTAGTGAGTGCAGTTGACCCCCACCAACTCGTCGGTATCGCCGATAACGAGACGCTCGGTTCTATCGCAACTGAGGTCCACGATCGATTCGAGCGAACCCTTTCGACTGTCCAAGACGAACTCGAATCCGCGTCGGAGGCCTGA
- a CDS encoding SHOCT domain-containing protein: protein MSSSNQLDTTTLLLLLGVIIVLPLLTMGMGFGGMMGYGGMMGWNGTTGGWWPLVGMIVPLVVLLVLLGGGYLLFQRATANHPDSAMEELRNAYARGDLTDEEFETRRERLERSE, encoded by the coding sequence ATGTCGTCCTCAAACCAGCTCGATACGACGACGCTGCTCCTCCTCCTCGGGGTAATTATCGTACTACCGTTGCTCACGATGGGAATGGGGTTCGGAGGGATGATGGGATACGGTGGAATGATGGGTTGGAACGGGACTACCGGTGGCTGGTGGCCACTTGTCGGAATGATCGTTCCGCTCGTCGTTCTGCTCGTCCTGCTCGGCGGTGGATATCTTCTCTTTCAGCGTGCCACGGCAAACCATCCGGATTCTGCGATGGAGGAGCTACGTAATGCGTATGCTCGTGGCGATCTCACCGACGAAGAGTTTGAAACCCGCCGGGAGAGGCTCGAACGGTCAGAGTAA
- a CDS encoding multicopper oxidase family protein: protein MVATDESYDGWTYNGEYPGPEIRAVEGERVRVTIENDLPEETTIHWHGMVLDGDNAMDGVPGVTQAAIEPGEDFVYEFDAEPAGTHWYHSHVGLQLDRELLGPLIIEEREPHIEYDTEATLVLDEYLPTEPRVETSSGNGGGMGGMGGMGGGGFPDAPPAEGTLINGRLPDEPTTIDVEEGNRMRLRLINAAAAATYKIGIDDHELTVSHTDGSAVEPVPVDTLEIGPGERYDVVVEARSPGTWPIRIRPVDESTSAGRALLDYEQSDGGVTEGEIGSRQLQLSDLNAIDSLDAYDGEPDRTVDLTLSGGMMGGDGDEWTIDGQAYPDADPISIEEGEHVRFRMVNRSPMRHPMHLHGHNFTVGDALKDTVIVPDHMGEITIDFVAENPGAWFFHCHHLYHMETGMAREVPYEQ, encoded by the coding sequence ATGGTCGCAACCGACGAGTCCTACGACGGCTGGACGTACAACGGCGAGTATCCAGGCCCCGAGATCCGTGCAGTGGAAGGTGAACGCGTCCGCGTCACCATCGAGAACGACCTGCCGGAGGAAACGACGATTCACTGGCACGGGATGGTACTCGACGGTGATAACGCGATGGACGGCGTTCCGGGCGTCACCCAGGCCGCGATCGAACCTGGAGAGGACTTCGTCTACGAGTTCGATGCAGAACCGGCTGGCACACATTGGTATCACAGCCACGTCGGTCTGCAACTGGATCGAGAACTGCTCGGCCCACTCATCATCGAAGAGCGAGAGCCGCACATCGAGTACGACACCGAAGCGACACTCGTCCTGGATGAGTATCTCCCAACTGAACCACGTGTCGAGACTTCAAGCGGAAATGGAGGCGGAATGGGTGGCATGGGCGGTATGGGAGGTGGGGGATTCCCTGACGCGCCGCCGGCAGAGGGAACACTGATCAATGGACGCCTCCCGGACGAACCGACAACCATTGATGTTGAAGAGGGCAACCGGATGAGACTCCGGCTCATTAACGCAGCAGCGGCAGCGACCTACAAAATCGGTATCGACGACCACGAACTCACTGTTTCTCATACGGACGGCTCAGCTGTCGAACCCGTCCCCGTCGATACGCTCGAAATCGGCCCAGGAGAACGATACGACGTTGTCGTTGAGGCACGATCCCCAGGGACGTGGCCGATTCGGATCAGGCCCGTCGATGAATCGACGTCGGCTGGCCGGGCATTACTGGACTACGAACAGTCTGATGGGGGTGTCACTGAAGGTGAAATCGGTTCCCGTCAGCTCCAACTCTCGGACCTCAACGCGATCGACTCTCTCGATGCGTATGATGGAGAGCCTGATCGAACGGTTGACCTCACGTTGTCCGGAGGAATGATGGGTGGGGATGGAGATGAGTGGACCATCGACGGGCAGGCGTATCCGGATGCCGATCCGATCAGTATCGAAGAGGGCGAACACGTCCGTTTCCGAATGGTGAACCGAAGTCCGATGCGCCACCCCATGCACCTCCACGGACATAACTTTACGGTCGGTGATGCCCTCAAAGATACGGTCATCGTCCCTGATCACATGGGTGAGATCACAATCGACTTCGTCGCTGAAAACCCCGGTGCGTGGTTTTTCCACTGTCACCATCTCTACCACATGGAAACGGGAATGGCACGTGAGGTCCCGTACGAGCAGTAG